The stretch of DNA GGTCCCCCCACACCGCCCGCTCCAGGACCACCGGCCTAGGCGGCGGCAGCAACAGCAGGCCCGTGAGCTGGAACTTCAGCGCCGCGTCGGCGCAGCCAACGTGCGAgagcggcggcgtcggcgtcgtcgCGCTGCCGGACGCCGCGATGGCCCCGAGGGTGCAACTCGCATCTGCGGGGAGGAGAGGGGGCAGCAACGCGGGGCCCGCTGCCGCTACGGCGGCGGCATCGTCGTCGCCGGGGCCTGTGCAGGACCACATCatcgcggagcggcggcggagggagaaGATCAACCAGCGGTTCATCGAGCTCTCCACCGTCATCCCCGGGCTCAAGAAGGTTAGCTCAccatttctttctttcttttgatGACTGATTCAGCTATCAGCTGCAATGAGATAGCTACTTTCTTTTGTTGATCTCTTCCCCTTCTTCTTGTTAATTATATAATTCGATCGTTCTTCTCCTTGATCTCATCCCTCGCTCCTCtccttctttatttcttttttgtCTGTCTTTAATTTCATGCTTGTTTTTAGCCATCGATCTCACCTGCAGGAGTAACGTTTTCAACTTTGTCAGGGCTCTTGGTAAATCTCATGTTGACTATATATTCACCAAGATTGCATGTATATCATCTCGCTCAGCAGAAgtgcatatatatatttacaGTCACTGTGAGGCAATCATTTATGGACATAGTACAAAGCAAAGTTAGCTAGAATATTAGGTTATTAGCAGCAGAAAAAGTGCAAACATGGAGCATATATTCTTGGTTTCTAGAATAAATTTCAAAGTTAAATTATGCAAGGAAAAATCGAGCTGCAGAAACTAACAACATATAATCTAATACAGTGTTTAAAAGGTTCGTATAATTAATATGTATAAACAAACGAGTAATTATTGTTAAGCCATCACTAGCTTGAATTTAAGCTGATGAGAATTGAGAACAATTAAGAGTGAAAATATGTATTTACTTCAACAGGTCAGTAACAAATTAATTGACTACATTATGATAGATCGAGCTTGTTTACATTTGCAGATGGACAAGGCAACCATTCTTGGGGACGCGGTGAAGTACGTGAGGGAGCTGCAGGAGAAGGTCAAGACCCTCGAGGAGGACGGCGCCCACAgcgccggcggcagcagcaTCCAGTCGGCGGTGCTCGTGAAGAAGCAGTGCCACCTGCCCGACGACGAGGCCATGGCGAGCAGcaatggcgccgccgccggcggtgtACAGCTGCCGGAGATCGAGGCACGGCTGTCGGAGAAGAGCGTGCTGCTGCGGATCCACTGCTACAACGCGAGGGGGCTGCTGGTGAGGGTGATATCGGAGGTGGAGCAGATGCACCTCTCCATCACCCACACCAACGTCATGCCATTCCCCGCCTCCACCGCCATCATCACCATCACAGCCAAGGCAAGCACATACTCTCGCATCATCATAGATTAATGGCCCTTTGCATATATATGATCTTATTACTATATATACTAGTAAACTGTAGTAAATATCAATCAATTGcaccatgcatgcatataattTCTCTCCAGAACAACAACCGACAAGTTAAGATATCTGCATGCAGCAAGCATGTGCATCCATGCACCTAGCTAGCTAGAGCATTTTGACATTATTTAATTTATGGTATTCCTCTATTTAATAACATTTATCGCGTATGGGCAGGTTTTTTTTTTCTCAGGTTACTCCATGCATGCATGGTAGATCTTGAGGGATCGATGGATAACAGTACATGAGAAAAAGAAAATAGACATATATAAAAACGAAATACAATTAATATGTATGTATGAACTGAGACAGCTTTGTGGGATCCATGCATGCTATTTCAATATCTAGGACAAATTAAAAAGAACATGACCGTGTTAAGGACAATTGCACAAGGTGCAATAGACATGTATTTGACATGAGCTGTTAGTTAAAATGTTAGGCTCATTAGGAGTGGATTGGTATGATAAGTCAGCTTGCGAACGCTACTGGAAACGCTACTGAAATTTTGACTTTGCGTGTGCTTTAGTTGAAACGGCAGATAAGAAAAAATGATGTGGGAAAATAATCGATATGTGGAAACTGTCAAAAGGGCGGGTTGATTTTTCATTTAATGTCAAAATTGTATAAAAGCTTCTTTTCACATCTCTTTTGTAAAATGTCAATTTAAGGGGACAATGTGATGCGACTTCAACCAATGCAGTATAATGTAACACTGATACTGTAACCAGGACTTACGAAAAACAGAAAAAAGTTATATGAGGTTACCGTGCTATACCATATTGCTTGCAAAATAATTTTGCATAACCATGTTTATATCTAATCTTCAGAAAAAGTTTGGTGCTTCAGTTTGCATAGCGCATTATTTTGATCAGTTTTTTGCTCAATTGTCTTTCAGGTGGAGGAGGGGTTCACTGCCACGGTAGATGAGATTGTGAGAAGTATTAACTCCGTGCTGCACCAACATTACAGCAGCAGTTCTGAAGAAACAAGAGGATAGAAAAGAAGACTACTGCTAGCGCTAGCTTATTTGCTGGGAAAAGTTAAAAAAAAACTAAGAAGAGGATCACTGCAGCCATGCTTCCCTCCGTCCTTGTGGTGAAGGATATCTAATAATTGAGCACGCAAGACTCTTCATCTGGTGGCATAAAAAACTGAGATGATCAGACATAAACTCATGGTAAGGAATAATTCTGGTCATGCAACACATCACATTCAGCAGGTAAATTATGACCAAAAGATGGCATGCATCAGCTTGTTGATCGATGACGAGGATTTCTCAACCACAAGTTGCAAGTTTTGGTCGAGTCGTACTTGCATGCAGTTGCTCAATCAAAATCACTGATGAGAGAATCAAAATGACCTTTTGCTTCATGTCAAATGAGACACATGTTTGTTTAATATTGCTTTTGCAAGTTGCACTGTTTGCATCAATCCCGACCCTTTCATACATGCACTCGCTTGGTACCAAGAATAATATTTCTTGAAAATACTACATGATTAGATTAGAATAAGGCTAAACAAATCCGATATGATATCGGCCTGATCTTGTCAAATAATTGCGTCGCTTATtttgaaatatatatatatatatatatcttaaTTTGTTAGTATACGAGTGCAATATAATCTGGTATGCAATCTTCTCTGACTCATGCATGAGTCATGCATCCAAAAAGCTAAGAAAATATACTTCTATCGTATAAAGGTCTGATCCTCACTAAAAGAAAATATTATAAAGGTATATGCATGGTTCAGTACGGTGTTAGTTAGGCGCTCTTTAATTATGTAGCATTTGTTTGAGAGATATCGCGTGATCTGTACAGCACGTACTGAAGATACGGAAGCTCCGGTCAGAGAATTAAAGATCTCTCGATGGAATTGTTTTTTGTGGTGAGATACAGGGAAAGCTGTTGAGATATGCTGTGTAAAGTTGGCACAGTGCTGTTTGCATAAAATGCAACATGTCTTTGGTTGGTATAACAAGCCAAGATCGAAGATAGGATCATCGATCAGGTACTGCAATTGTATTATTATATTCTGCAGTTGTTGCATACCAATACCATATCATGTCATGAATCATGTGTATCTGTAGACATAAATATACGAGATCTGGTTCTAATCCCCCATCAAGGAATAAAGCATGATGATTTATTAGCAACCTTAACGATGATTTCGAGAGATCTGTTGCAAACCTATTGGATTATTTTTTTCGCTGAGGAAGCATCTTGGTGATGAACACTGCACAGCAGCTTCCTTCTACTGGGGACCCGGCCGTCTGGTCATTGCCAGACAAGAAATACTCTAATGAGTAATAAGGGTACAGTACCAAACTGGAGGGACATGGACTAAAAAATTCTGAGTTGGGATCAGTTGGCAGATCATCAGCATATCTCAAGCAACTTTAGCTTTCAACTTTTTTGATCTTCTGAAATAAGAAATTATATATTGTTTTGGTATAAACTAATTTCTGTTTATTTACAGTTTAGTTTAGCTAAAGCTAAGCTAACTGAAAGTATATAGGCAATTGGGCACATGCATGGCTGAAAGCAGCTTTCAATAATTGGTGGATTAGCCATGCTGCCCTGGTATATTTTATTGCCAACAAAAGTTTGTTAATTTGGAGGGTTGCAGGTAGACGCCTTTTCAGTGTTCAGTTGTGACTGGCTGCATGCGTAGCTGACTGTAGACTGTAGTAAAAGGAAGCaccatcatcgtcgtcgtcgtcatcatcatcgtctcaaaagaaaaaaagaagacgCCCAAGATTAGAGGAAGCACATCGGTCGAAGCTGATCTGCGTCCCAACGAACGAACACGCCCAAGATTAGATCATCGCAGCAAAACGTACTGAATGATTAGATCATCGTGGCAAATAAAACTGAACCTCGCTTTGAGTCATAAATGCAGGGATTAGATCTGGACGCAACAATATCCTCTCCTACTCCAGTTCAGAATGGTTACCTTGCACAAAACCCAATCAGTGGTACCTATTTTTGACTTGAGGGAGTAGTTGGCTGAGTGACAATTAACGACTTACATAAACTTTCAGGTGAAGTTGAAATCTGAATTCTACTGTATGGGTACGCGCTTAATTAATTGCTTAGCATGAATATGCACACACTAACACACAACAAAAGAAAAACTTGAAGCTACTTCAAAAAGAAAACTTCAACTAGAGTTGCCTCTTGTATGCCCATACCACAAAGCCAATATCATCATCCAGTGGTCATCTGCAGTTGGTTTGATATTAGGGGCGGATCCAACGTGGGGTTGGAGGGTGGGAAGGAGCTTAATGGTTTTGGATCGGAGGTTGAAGAACGAAAAATCAGACCCCAATTTTCATTTTCTGGATCCGCCCCTATTTGATACCCAGCCCAGCATAGATGAGCATAATTGTACGAGTTAGCTCGATCATCATGCACACGAATCCCCAATCCCGTGACGGGTTTCATGTGACTAATTAAGGCAGTGAAGCTCCCAGTCCCAGCCATTAGAAAATCCAAGCTTCTGTGACTGAACTCAACCACTTGCCCTGCCTGCATGTTCCCTATGGCGACGCCGTTCATCCTCGATCTCGGGTTGTTTATTGGGTTGCCGCCGCCATTAAAGGTTCTTGCTGCGACGCATGAAAGCTTTGCTTTGGATCGAGCACGTGCGAGACATAGTACAGTGATCTCCGATCCGGCCCCAAAGGAGTAATAACCTCTGCCAGGATAACATTGTTTTCTTCCCTGCATTGCATCGTGGAAGCAACAGCGCTGCATGCTAAACATGTATACCAACCACCCATCTCCAGTGGTTGGGTCTCACCATCATTACTACATTGAGCAGTAACAATCTGCAGATTCAAACTGCGGCTTAATTTACGGCAGTACAGCTTTGATCGCCGTTGGTGCTGCGGTACTTCTGTCAGGTTCAGCACAACAAATGTCAGCAATACGCACTTCACGGGTCAACTCGCCCCCTGGGCATTATTgcttttcaaaaagaaaaaaattgtCAACGAAAAAAATAGGTAGAAACCAGATGTGTGGAAAAAAAAAGCACCAGCCCCCGAATCTCCATCTTAACCGTTACGGTATTTTCTGTAACCTTACAGACAGCCTGGCTGCCCGATGCATCCACTCTTCCAAACCCTGGGTGAACAACACTCTTGCCTTTGTATGCTTCATCGCCAACAACATGGCCTCTGCCGTCTTCTCGACTTACATGCCCTTTCTATCATGCACGCATGCATATAGTTTGTGTGTGCTTATTATTAACTTTGTGTAGATTACGTGGCCCTGCGAGTTACCGTTATAACAGCGCTTGTGCCGTATTGCTTCTGGGGGTCAATACGCACGCTACGTATCGACTTCAGTACGTAAGATTGCCCTCTTTGGTTTCACGGTCACTGTTGCAATATATTATGCAGATGAGGTGGGTGTAATTGATTCTTCCTACTCCTACGTATCCCTTACATTTTTGGATACTCATGCAGATTTTAAGCATTATATTCAGGAACGGATCTAGCTAGCGTGGGGTAGGAGGGGGCGGGGGCCTGGAGTCCGCCTACCCATGCAGCCGATGAAGCCCCCTAACAATTTTCAGCCATAGAcgaagaagaaagaaaggaagaggaagaagaaagaaaaagagaggaggaggaagaagaagaaataaaaCCTTCTAAATTGAACTTTTAGATCCGCCACAGCATACTACCATGGCGCACCGTCCTTGGGTCATGCGCTACGCGACTGGTGTGGTGGTGTATGATGTGATGTACGCTACGCGAGCTTGAGTTATATGAGAAATAAAAGTTAAATCCTAGTTATTATTATTTCACGTTGAGCAAGGCATTTTACATTGTTTGTGGCTGCGATGCATGCAATCTTTGCTTTGGATCGAGCCCATCCTCCAGCCCGAGGATCGTAGTAATAACCTTTGCCAGGATAACATTGTTTTCTTCCTGCATTGCATCGTGAAAGCAACACCCCTGCATGCTAAACATGTATACAAACCACCATCGATCTCCAGTCACATCATCTAGTTGGGCCTCACCATCATTGCTACACAGATTCAAACTGTACCAGAGCCACGCTGTCCGTCATGAAACAAGATCACTCACCTATCCTTGTTGCCAGGAAATGAAAGCAACAGCGCTGCCAACATACAAACCCATCACACCGAGCAATCAGTGTACAagttctcttctctttttttccttttctctaaTGACGATACAGATCTCGTCACAAGATTGAGATCATACAGTCCATCTGATACCGTAAATATATAGGGCAACATTCAGACATCAGAGACCCATCTGTTCAGAAGCAACTTTTATTACCAGATTTTCCTTTCCCCCCGTTTTTTTTTTGCGATCACAGATTTATCCTAGCTTTTTAGTACAGCCGTGTAGATTATTCATTCACGCCATGTACACAGTTTTACAGAGAGATTACAATACAATGGTTTCCAGGAAGCCAAAACACAGCACATCTTTCTCTATGTTGGGGTTGGACATTTGCTAGATGGCCGGCCTCACTTGTTGATGAAAGAGACGCCCTTCTGGATACTCTGGGCCAGCTCTTTCTTTGCATTCTCCAGACCAGCTCTGCATGATAGTAATGTGTGAAAAAGATGAAATGATGTAGGTCATCAGTAGAACTCCAGGATTATCAATAACAATCGTGGTGGTCCTAATACAGCATTTTAAGTATGGCATGATGAAACAGAGGTTTGAATCTAATCTGGCACTGATTCGATTCTGAGCCATGCATTCTAGTATATGTGTTACTGAAGCCGTAGGTCCATGTCCAGCTGAGAAGAATGCATGAAACTGTCTTATTGTCACATCTACTACGACATGAAAGGTCAATCATGATTCACGAAGAGTAATGTGAACATGCAAGATGAACTTGGTGTTCTAAACAAAGCTCAGCCAAACGAAATTTGCTGTGGCAGTTATCTGCCGCTGGTGTTGGCTGATAGATAGAGAATATCTAGCTCAAATGCATGCTGCAAACAGGAATACTTTAAAGTTCGGAAAGTGGAGGGTGCAGACCTTTCAAACTCATTCAACAGCCCAAGTGGCAAAATTTCCTCAACACCAGAGCGCCCTAACCGAACTTTGGATGCAAAGAAAGGTAGCTCCGTCACCTTTAACCACAAGACAAGGAAAACAGAATTCGCAAATCAGAAATACTCCACTATTCAATGAAGATGGTTAAAACAGAAATTGAATCATGATAATATTCAGTATACacagaagaagaacctgagaAGCTACATAAGAGCACTCCACTATTCCAGCATCGCCACGCAATCCTCTTAGGCAAGCATCTGCAAATTTAGCAGCCGCATATGCCTACAAAGCAAGTTTCAGTGTTAACTGAAGCAGCACTACAAACTACAAACTGTGGACACAAGTGGCAGAAACAAACCATTGAAAGAGTTGCTGATCCTGCTCCCGCTTTAGCCTGAGATATATAGGGAGTACGATGAaaccaaaaggaaaaaaaaaagaatttttAGGATTAACTGAATGACAGTCAAGAACAGAACTATTTATGAGAAAAGTATGAGAACGTCACCTAATTAAAACGCATGTAAACAACTAGTACCACCAAAACCTAGTACCTTGCATATGGGTGAAAAGGATCATGTTGTCAACATCATGAAGATGCCATTGATATGCATATAAGCACCTAATTAGTCTTTTATATAATACTAGCAAATatgcccgtgcgttgctacggaCGAAACCATATAAATATATTGATTAGCATACTATAATACTAAAggtgattttataaaaatataatATATTATACAGCATCTTATAGTACTTTTTTATTATCATTAAAATAGTAATAATCTAGTATGTGTTGGTCCAGGACTTCAGTTTTTCCCAGTTTTACTCGCCAAGCGCTAATTCTATATGGTTCGGACCCTTAGCTCAACATACGGCCTGATTTCTGATTTTGATTCGATCTTTTTTCATCCATGGACCCACCATCATCATGAGGCCCACCAAATCGGATGAAAGCCAATGACGGACCAAGGAAACAGTCCTCTCTTTAGAAATAGGTAAAGATAAGGACCGTCTAGACGTTCACATATCCATTTTACTAGTGATCTGACTCTTATACTCTCAAAATTAAGCATGCGGATTCTTTTTCAGATACGTTAATCGTAGAACCAAAAAGATGAAACCAGAATGCATGAATCTAATGGGTCAGATGAATGTTGAACCGATATACAGGGCTGAGCAAATGCATAAGGGGCTTATGCAGTTCACATTCTTTTCTCCTTGTTTATAAGAGATGCAGCAAGGAAAAGCATACCTCAACTACTTCTGTCCCACCATTCTGTATGCGAGAAGTGAGGTGATTAACCTCTTCTGAAGTGAATGAGCAGGCAGGATTCACCTATGTATAAAATAAAATAAGGTGAAAATTGAAATTGATACTCTCCTATTTCCAGACTGATTACAAAGTCAAGAATTTTGCATCACTTCAAAATTACTCCTAACCTGTGAAAGGAGTGGTAATATCGTAACTCCAGCATGCCCACCAATGACAGGAACATTGACTTCTCTGGGATCAAGTCCAAGAACCTCTCCCTGTAAACAGGGAAGGGGAATCAAAAAACTGGCAATACAGAAATTAGTATCAAATAATGAACCATGGCAAACTCTGTTTATGATTTGAAGTGCATACCACAAAAGTGTTGGCTCTCACTACATCAAGTGTTGTAACCCCCAAAAGGCGCTTGGGATCATATGTCCCAGCTTTCTTGAAAACTTCAGCAGCAATTGGAACGGTAGAATTGACAGGATTACTGATCACATTCACAATCGCCTTGGGGCAGCATTTTGCAATTCCCTCGCAAAGAGTACGGACGATTCCAGCATTGATGTTAAACAGATCATCCCTTGTCATCCCAGGTTTCCGAGGGACACCAGCAGGAATTATCACAAGATCCATCCCAGTTAGAGCATTTTCCAACTGTGGCTGACCCAAGAACCCACGCACCTGTATAGAATTTCAAACCTAAGTAATTACATCCAATGATCAATCTAACATTTATGATCCATGAAACAAATGGATAGCAGAACAAATGGCAAAGACATTCAAGAACATCTCAGAACTGAAGAAACTGAaatccaatgatagttccacACTTGTTAGGAAAACTGCAAGTAGGATGTTGTCTTTGACAAGGCAATAATCCACTCTTCTATGCAGATTCTGTTCCGGGCCACACAATGGACTTGCTTCTAGGCGTTGTTACAAAAGGGGAGGAGCACGACGGGGACAATATGCGTACTGCATGCCGCCTTGCCAGGAATGAATGGAAGTTTAGCAATAGAATCGTGTTTAATAATGAACTTTTTCATATTGTTGAGCCTCTATTGTTCAGAGGTGGTTACTGGCTATGTGGTAGATGGAGTCTACATCATATCAAAAGCTTTGTAATAAGAGACAGCTCTATATATCTTCGGATGTAGCGGCTGGGATTTGTTACACCATAATCTAAAAAGGTAACGATATAAGTTGAGATTTAAACAATTATCAGTTTATCACTGAATGTTCAGGACGTCAGCTACTAAGTCTCTTCCAAGGTTTTCAGTAGAAATTTTGATATGACATGATTTATACAACTCAAACTTACATTTTGTTTCTTGagctaaaaaaattataaacaGCAAGCTGGTTTATGCGGAACTGCTTCATTTTAGTCACAAGTACAGTATAAAAGGACTATGTGCCAAACTTTATATCCTCTAAATTTTAATCTAAGTCTTAAAGGCCTACTAGCATAGTAGCATGGAACTATGGTGGCAATCTGTCTTCTGAATCAAATTATCAGAATCTCTTAAAATGATTTCAAATAAAGATGGGATACACGCAATGGCATACCACAGCACCAGTATTCATGTGGCTAATGTCAGCTGTGACACCAGGTGTGTTGACGACATCGTATAGATGGAGCACCGAAACGAGAGGGTTCATCTTCATCAGTAGCGCGAGTGGCTGCCCGATTCCACCAGCTGCACCCAAGATCGCGACTTTGAAGCCTGGCGCCGCCCCTTTTGCACGGCAATTGGATCCCATCAGGAGGGGTACCTCCTCCATCTTCAAAACAAATCAACAGTAGAAAAGTTAGCAGAGAGTGAAAACAGAGCCCAGAAAAGATAGCAGCACATCAATTACAATTTTTTAGCTTCCAACCACCACAGTTGAGCCTCGATTTGAGTCTGAAGGTAGAAACTTGTAGCCAGTATTAATGTATTATATCAGATATAATTATCAGGGCGACTAATTTGAACACAATTGTAAAATCCCTAGACAGGTCGTAGGCAATCAGTATACAGGTATCAGAAAGGAGTAGCTTGGGTTCATCACCAGAATCAAGTCATGTTCGTTAAAAGCGTGTGTCATATGTGGTTGATCAGGTACTGTCATTTAACTATCCACAGTTAAGCAGAAAAACTTTGGATTGCTGTAATTGGAATGATGGTATTTGCTACCAGAGTGAAACAGATTCTGCAATTTTATCAGCATTGCGCCCCTTTACGCACACAAATCATTCACCCACAGTTCAGTACACATGCGAGAGCAATGGTACAAGGCATGATGCAGCAAACACCGTGCAGTTTATTCTACATTTGGCAGTACACACATTCGGGACATCAACTGAATCAGCATCCCGAGCAGCAATTTATTACTGGCACTTCAGGAAACAGAAGAGATGCCCCCAATTTTGGCACAAACGAAAGCCTGGTGGGCAGGCAACCCCAATCGACGAAAGATCCTAGACAGTGTTTGTACTCGGCTCCCCAGAAAAAAAGGAGCCTCCTTTGATGCCAAGGTCCCAGCTTGCGGGAGCGGCGGCCGCCTTCGCCGCGGCAAATGAGCCCCTTGACCTTTGGGGCTGGTCGGAGCTTGGTTCTCCAAGAACCCCGAATTCACAGCGAAAGCTGGGCAACTAGGAGTTTATCGTATAGAGACGCAAAGGGCAGCCGGAGGCGAAGCGAATCCAAGCAAAGCGCCATCGGTCCCTGATCCGGAGGACCCCGGGCAAATCAGACGAAGCGTAGAGTGGCCGAAGGAAGAAGGGAGAGCGTGGTGACGAACCTGACGGTGAGAGGATGCGTGTTGCGGGCGCAGGTGGGATGCGAGCGTGGCCATCCGCCTGGCCGCGGccccttgctgctgctgctgctccataGTTGCCTCTGGCTATGCCTTGGAGTTGCAGACTtgcagagagagggagggagggagggagagtcGGGGATGAGAGGAATAGGAAGACCGGAAGAGGGGGTTCGTTGCAAAAGGCAGGTGGGTGTTTGGTTCGCGGTCGCGGGACGATGCGTGCACGTTTCCGATCGAGTTCGCTGTGCCTGCCGTATGGGCAGGAAGGCGGGCGGCGCTGTGTgcgatgacgatgacgatggCGACGATGAAGAGAGGAGTCTGGTCTTGGGAGTCCGCACGAACACGATGCCCATCTGCagcctctctcttttttttgtcTGGGACTCTTTTTTGCCTATATTTCTTATACCATGAACAAATATATAGAACCATTTGCAGGCCCTATTTGCTTTAGCTTGCAGACTGCGCATTGCAATTTTGTGCAGACTGAAACAAATATTGAAACCAGATTCAGACAATCCACTGCACGGGCCAGATCGGCATGTACAATCCAGCTGCAGTCCATATCATGCAAGCAGTGGCCTCAACCAGCACCCTTCCTTCTCTTTGTTGGGCTACCAAACCTGTAATCCAAGGATGATTATGAGAAGCGTGCCCCTGCTTAGCATGATACTGAACTTCGGGTGGTGGTAATTTTACTTGTAGCTCCTAAGAATTTCCAGCAGCAACATACTATACTGCTTTCAGTTGCAGCATTATGGGCTTATGGCCAGAATCACAACTGAACTAGATCAAGTTTGCGGTTCTCCGCACGGCCCATACGCCCACCTGGTTTGTGGGCCCGTCGACCGGATGAATCATTCACGGGGCCTCCAATCGGCCCAGCAGGCAACCCTCCGGGCCGTGCCGGTGCGCAGGaaacctatatatatatatcctctGGGAGATTTTTTCCAACTTAACTTCCAATGTTTAAGATTCATGCGAGAGCTGCAGGCTGTCGgatcctctcctcctcctcctcctttcaGCATGGGCAAGCGGGAGGTGGGGGGAGCGGATCGCTGCCGGCGGGGGTGGTGGTCGAAGCCGGCAGCGAGGTTAGGGTTCCGGGATTGCGAGCTCCAATGGTCGCCAACGTTAGAAGAGAAGGTGGGGGGCAGGAGGAATCGACCGGCGGTGGTGCGTGGGCGggaggcgaggcggcggagTGCCGCCAGCCGGGGTGGTGGTTGCCGGCGGCCGGGCCAGGTCCCCGGACGGGGGTGTGATGTCAGCAAGTTTAGGGGAGGATGGGGATGCGCCGGCGGCGGGTGAAGGGAGGGCGGCGTGGCACAGCGATATCAGCGCCGCCGGCCGGAGTAGCGGAGGAGGCAGTCAGGATGGGGAAGAAGATGAGACGTTGTGGGTCTAATGGGCTGGAAGACGAGACGTCGTGAGCCTAATGGGCTGGAAGATGGAGTCGCTATCCATCTTCCGGAAGGGACCCCCGCCGGCATGCCGTCGTGCCGCCCCGTCCGGCCATTGATCGCATTGTTGGCGCGGTGATCTTTGTCTTGTGCCGATCGCCGGCGGGGGCGGGTACGGTGGTCCTGGCGGGCGGCTGCGGAAGCCGATCCATCGAGGTCGGATGCAACGTACATGTACGCTACCTACCGGAGCAGAGTGACACTGCATGCTAGTCGGCAACGTATATGCACAGGTAATACTTTATGCATTGCATAAAAAAAAACTACAGTGGTTGTGCATCCACCGACCACCACCGGCAGCG from Panicum hallii strain FIL2 chromosome 3, PHallii_v3.1, whole genome shotgun sequence encodes:
- the LOC112886871 gene encoding transcription factor bHLH25-like, which produces MDRHMEDSSTFLQWAMNQLHHQHPSAAAAAPAYQDGAGAGSSGGAGDREAIFPSLHALRSGACQTQSHSQPVAASVRVRDLTVQVDHLTNSSSSGDSPGAGGAAMDHDAAAGWSPHTARSRTTGLGGGSNSRPVSWNFSAASAQPTCESGGVGVVALPDAAMAPRVQLASAGRRGGSNAGPAAATAAASSSPGPVQDHIIAERRRREKINQRFIELSTVIPGLKKMDKATILGDAVKYVRELQEKVKTLEEDGAHSAGGSSIQSAVLVKKQCHLPDDEAMASSNGAAAGGVQLPEIEARLSEKSVLLRIHCYNARGLLVRVISEVEQMHLSITHTNVMPFPASTAIITITAKVEEGFTATVDEIVRSINSVLHQHYSSSSEETRG
- the LOC112886445 gene encoding malate dehydrogenase, glyoxysomal produces the protein MEQQQQQGAAARRMATLASHLRPQHASSHRQMEEVPLLMGSNCRAKGAAPGFKVAILGAAGGIGQPLALLMKMNPLVSVLHLYDVVNTPGVTADISHMNTGAVVRGFLGQPQLENALTGMDLVIIPAGVPRKPGMTRDDLFNINAGIVRTLCEGIAKCCPKAIVNVISNPVNSTVPIAAEVFKKAGTYDPKRLLGVTTLDVVRANTFVGEVLGLDPREVNVPVIGGHAGVTILPLLSQVNPACSFTSEEVNHLTSRIQNGGTEVVEAKAGAGSATLSMAYAAAKFADACLRGLRGDAGIVECSYVASQVTELPFFASKVRLGRSGVEEILPLGLLNEFERAGLENAKKELAQSIQKGVSFINK